The region AGCGGTCCGCGACCTGGATCGCCTCTGGCGCACCGGCTTGGGCGCCTTCGGCGTAGGCGCCGGCGCGGTCCCGACACACCACCGCGGTGCCGGGATGCCCGGCCAGCCAGGCAGCGAACGTCTCGGCCTGCCGGTCGTCGAGGACGTCGATCGGCCGGTGGGTGTCCAGGTCGACCAGGACCGTGCCGTAGCGATGGCCACGCCGTAGCGCGAAGTCGTCCACGCCGAGGACCGCCACCGGGCCGACCTCGGGATCGGGCAGGGCCCGGACCAGACGGAGCAGCACGTTGCGGCCCACCGGCATCCCTAACCTGGCGGCCAGGCGGGACCCGGCTCGGCCGGCCAGCGCCACCCCGATCGCCTCCAGCATCGCCCGCAGCAGCGCCGTGCGCCGACCGTAGGGCACGGTCAGGCCCGCGACCTGCTCGGCGAACGTCCTGACCCGACAGCCTTCGTCGTCACAGAAGAACCGGCGCACCCGCAGCCGAATCACCACACGCCGACCGGCCAGTGCCGCATCGGCGAGCCTGCGCTCATACCGGCTGTGCACCCGCACCGACTCACAACCGCAGCCGGGACACGCCGCGGCCGCTCCCCGCGGATACGCCCAGATCCACACCGCGCCACGGATCTCCTCGACCCGCTCGATCACCACACCAGCCAGGTGCGGCAGCAGAACGCTCAGATCGTGATCAACACACGCCCGAACATGATCACAGAGCCCTCGCCAGCACCCCGCAGGGGGCCATGCCGATCACGAAATATGGGCCAGAACCAGTTTTCGCGAAGCGTTGACAGACTTCCCCTACGTGCACTTTGTGCACCGTGGCGCAGAGTGCGCCAAGGCCAGCCACCCCATCCTGCGGATGGACGACCGCGGCGGCAACATCGGCGCCAACGTGGCGATCCAGTGCCTCAGCTGCGAGGAGCGCCGCAACATCCGGGAGGCGATGGGCCGGCGCGGGGAGGAGAACCTGCCACGCTGCCGGGGCCGCCACCCCCATCTGGGCACTTTCGACCCGCGGGGTTGCGGCAAGGACCCCAAGGTGCTCGTGATCGGCGCGTCCAACCAGTGGTTCCCGCAGACGCTGTCCGCGCTTGCCGTGCCGCCCAGCGGTGCGAGCGCGCTGGACGCCAAGGTCGAGCAGCACTGGAAAGTCCTCAAGGGCATTCCCGACAAGGCCATGCTGGCGTACCTGCGTGAGAACAGCGAAAGCTTCCCGGTCTTCCGCGAGTTCGAGAAGTGGAGCGACGAGGAGATCTGGAACGCGATCGAACGACGCCGCCAGGCCCCGGAAACAGGGGAGGAAGCCGGGCGCGGCTATCCCGACCTGCGGACCCCGGAATGGGAGGTCTTCTCCTCCCCCCACCTGCCCGAGCCCACCGACGACTTCGCCCTGCACCGTGGCCCGGTGCCGGACCCGCTGGCCGGCGTGTACGCCGACGTCGTCCAGGCCGAGCGGCTGCGTGAGGTCCGAGCCCTGGTCGGGTTCACCCGCCTGGACGCCCCCGACCCCGACGACCCCGACCTGGTGGTACGCGCCCCGCTGGCCCGCTCGGCACCCACCTGGGTGCCGGCGAGCGAGGTCCGAGGAGAGGGGATCTTCCTGCGGCTGCCGGAGGACCTGCTGCGCGACTGGGAAAAACGCGTCCAGGACTCCGCGGCCCTGCGGGCGCATGAGGAAGCGTACGCCCGGTTCCGCAGCAACCGGTACTCCGACCGCATCCCCGGGTCGTTCGACCCGATGGACCACTGGCCCGGAGCCCGCTACCTCGCCCTGCACACGCTGTCCCACCTGCTGATCCGCACGATCGCGCTGGAATGCGGCTACAGCTCGGCCAGCCTCGCCGAGCGGATCTACGCCGGCACCGAGGACGACCCGCGCAACGGCATCCTGATCTACACGGCGGTTCCGGACGCCGAAGGCACGTTGGGCGGCCTGGTCTCGCTGGCCGAACCCGAGCCGCTCCTCCGGCTGACCCGCCGCGCCCTCGACGACGCCCGGCGCTGCTCCTCCGACCCGCTGTGCGCCGAACGGCTGCCGCACCCGCCCGCCGACTTCCTGCACGGGGCGGCCTGCCACGTGTGCCTGTTCGTCTCGGAGACCACATGCGAGCGGGGCAACCGGTTCCTGGACCGGCGGTTCATCGTTCACATCGACGAGCCCGAGCTGGCACTGTTCCCTGACCTGCCATGACCTGGCGTCCCGGCTTCGAGGCGGCGGTGGCGGACCTCGCCGCCCGGATGGGACCAGCCCAGCTGCGCGCGTTCGCCGACCGGATCGCGGCGGGCTGGCCGCATGAGGCGATCCTGCAGGCGGTACCCGTGCCCGGGTTCGCCGAGGCGGCCAGGCCGGTGCTCGCCGCACAGCAAGCGGAAGGGGTGACGAACGCGGAGGCGGCGGCCTACCTGCGCGGGGTGGCCGCCGGCCACGCCCAGCACGCCAGCACCGTGCGCGTCGAGTCCGTGTGGAGCGGCCCGAGCACGCACGCGGTGCCGGTACGGGCCACCGCCCAGGTGCTCGTCGAACTCGTCAGCGAGGCCGAGAACGAACTGCTGCTGATGACCTACTCGGCCAAACCGTACCCGCCGCTGCTCGACGCCCTGGCGAAGGCGGTCGCCCGAGGCGTGTCGGTCACCGTGGTGGTCGAGACCCTCCAAGGCGCGGGCAGCGCGCTTGCCGGGCAGGAACCCGCGGCAGCCTTCGCCTCAGTCCCCGGCCTGGAACTGTGGCACTGGCCGGTCAGCGAGCGCCCAGACGAGGGGGCGAAAATGCACGCCAAACTGGCCGTGGCCGACCAGCGCCTGCTGCTCGTGACGAGCGCCAACCTCACCCAATCCGGGGTGGACAAGAACATCGAAGCCGGCCTGCTGGTCCGCGGCGGGACCGCGCCACAACGCGCGGCGGAACACATCACCGAGCTGCGAGCGCGGGGCGTGCTGGCGCGGTTGCGCTGAAATC is a window of Carbonactinospora thermoautotrophica DNA encoding:
- the drmB gene encoding DrmB family protein yields the protein MHFVHRGAECAKASHPILRMDDRGGNIGANVAIQCLSCEERRNIREAMGRRGEENLPRCRGRHPHLGTFDPRGCGKDPKVLVIGASNQWFPQTLSALAVPPSGASALDAKVEQHWKVLKGIPDKAMLAYLRENSESFPVFREFEKWSDEEIWNAIERRRQAPETGEEAGRGYPDLRTPEWEVFSSPHLPEPTDDFALHRGPVPDPLAGVYADVVQAERLREVRALVGFTRLDAPDPDDPDLVVRAPLARSAPTWVPASEVRGEGIFLRLPEDLLRDWEKRVQDSAALRAHEEAYARFRSNRYSDRIPGSFDPMDHWPGARYLALHTLSHLLIRTIALECGYSSASLAERIYAGTEDDPRNGILIYTAVPDAEGTLGGLVSLAEPEPLLRLTRRALDDARRCSSDPLCAERLPHPPADFLHGAACHVCLFVSETTCERGNRFLDRRFIVHIDEPELALFPDLP
- the drmC gene encoding DISARM system phospholipase D-like protein DrmC — translated: MTWRPGFEAAVADLAARMGPAQLRAFADRIAAGWPHEAILQAVPVPGFAEAARPVLAAQQAEGVTNAEAAAYLRGVAAGHAQHASTVRVESVWSGPSTHAVPVRATAQVLVELVSEAENELLLMTYSAKPYPPLLDALAKAVARGVSVTVVVETLQGAGSALAGQEPAAAFASVPGLELWHWPVSERPDEGAKMHAKLAVADQRLLLVTSANLTQSGVDKNIEAGLLVRGGTAPQRAAEHITELRARGVLARLR